In one Anticarsia gemmatalis isolate Benzon Research Colony breed Stoneville strain chromosome 9, ilAntGemm2 primary, whole genome shotgun sequence genomic region, the following are encoded:
- the LOC142975425 gene encoding uncharacterized protein LOC142975425, translating to MQLPFRSKDPICKYSHSKNIAVKRLLGLERKLARDEKLKQQYSEVINEYLLLGHLEKINDESDKNTEGAVYLPHHAVVRQDKLTTKVRVVYDASCKGTNGVSLNDTLMVGPTLQADLRHIVMRWRQHPICLAADIEKMYRQIKVARPDTDFQRIVWREDPSKEIEDFRLLTVTFGTSCAPYLAVKTLHQVACDEGEIYPLAADRVMTDFYMDDLMTGCQSETEVIQIYKEMNSLLGKGGFRLQKWTSNKMSLLEELNEASGKDLEIKMDKVTKILGLTWNRNTDEFDYSVKMSPTAAPETKRTVISEISRLYDPLGWIAPCIITAKVLIQKLWIAGISWDDELPSGLQEEWRQYRTDLDKLVNFHIPRWIGKAESNVAIELHGFSDASNVAYAAVVYCRIISSDGDIHSHLITAKTKVAPIKQLSIPRLELCGSVLVAKLLIEVAEVMHIPKANIHAWTDSSVVLAWLSDHPSRWKTYVANRTSKILSLLDNTQWAHVQSKDNPADIASRGAPSEVLLESDLWKRGPSWLRTEPVEYTRPNAIRTKEERKVVKVHTVNLESDFDITWGSRFSSLRKLMRVMAYCKRFLLSIKRRKDNIKVTPYLSVAELREALDHCIRQSQQQCFHNEYVALKNNAQLDKRSPLYKFNVFIDKSEILRVGGRLRNSSLSDDTKHPVIISHDSCLARLIVADAHEMTFHGGQQLMLNFIRTRYWITRVKGMVRAHIRSCIPCIRYAATTKHQLMGELPVSRVTPSKPFLNSGVDYAGPINMRVSKGRGQRSYKGYICLFICMATRAVHIEAVSDLTSEGFLAAFKRFVARRGHCRNIWSDNGTNFVGAAKELRTHFAQEGSLFKDIASALASSHTEWHFIPPHSPNFGGLWEAGIKSVKHHLKRVVGDSTLTFEEMCTVLSQIEACLNSRPLSQSNSDPEDPTPLTPGHFLVGQPLIVPPDCNYEDATMSTLRRWQLVQRMVQNFWRRWQQEYLTHFFHRYKWASRIPDFKVGDVVLVKEDNLPPARWLYGKVVQLHPGKDNLTRVVTIRCKGTEIKRPTSKLCLLPVTE from the coding sequence ATGCAACTACCTTTTCGATCAAAAGATCCGATATGTAAATACAGtcattctaaaaatattgcTGTTAAAAGATTGCTAGGACTTGAAAGGAAGTTGGCTAGGGAtgagaaattaaaacaacagtATTCAGAAGTAATTAACGAATATTTATTGCTTGGccatttagaaaaaatcaatGACGAGTCAGATAAAAATACAGAGGGTGCAGTGTACTTGCCACACCACGCAGTGGTGAGACAAGATAAACTGACCACCAAGGTGAGAGTGGTGTATGACGCATCATGCAAGGGAACAAACGGAGTTTCCTTGAATGATACCTTAATGGTAGGACCCACTCTCCAAGCAGATTTGCGACACATTGTCATGAGATGGCGACAACATCCAATATGTCTCGCAGCAGATATAGAGAAAATGTATCGCCAAATCAAAGTTGCACGTCCAGACACGGATTTCCAAAGGATCGTTTGGAGAGAGGATCCTAGTAAAGAAATTGAGGACTTTCGACTTCTGACTGTGACCTTCGGCACATCATGTGCTCCTTATTTGGCGGTCAAAACATTGCACCAAGTTGCTTGCGATGAAGGTGAAATATATCCATTGGCTGCTGATAGAGTAATGACGGATTTCTATATGGATGATCTGATGACTGGCTGCCAATCTGAAACAGAAgtaatacaaatttataaagaaatgaaCAGTTTATTAGGGAAAGGAGGATTTAGGTTGCAGAAATGGACAAGCAATAAAATGAGTTTATTGGAAGAATTGAATGAAGCCTCGGGCAAGGATTTGGAGATAAAGATGGACAAAGTAACAAAGATTTTAGGACTTACCTGGAACAGAAATACTGATGAATTTGATTACTCTGTTAAAATGTCACCGACCGCTGcacctgaaacaaaaagaaCGGTAATATCAGAAATATCACGGCTTTATGATCCATTGGGATGGATAGCTCCATGTATCATAACAGCcaaagttttaatacaaaaattatggATTGCTGGCATTAGCTGGGATGATGAGTTACCATCTGGACTTCAAGAAGAATGGAGACAATACAGAACAGACCTagataaattagttaattttcatattcCTAGATGGATAGGCAAAGCGGAAAGCAATGTGGCCATAGAGCTGCATGGATTTAGCGATGCGTCGAATGTTGCATATGCCGCTGTAGTATATTGCCGAATCATTAGTTCTGATGGTGACATACACTCACATCTTATAACAGCAAAAACAAAAGTAGCTCCTATAAAGCAACTGTCTATTCCCCGCCTAGAGCTATGTGGATCTGTTTTGGTGGCAAAATTATTGATTGAAGTGGCTGAAGTCATGCATATTCCAAAGGCAAATATCCATGCCTGGACTGATTCTTCTGTTGTTTTGGCATGGTTAAGCGATCATCCGAGTCGCTGGAAAACTTACGTGGCGAATCGAACTTCAAAAATCCTTAGTTTGTTGGATAATACGCAATGGGCTCACGTCCAGTCCAAAGACAATCCAGCTGATATCGCTTCTCGTGGAGCACCATCAGAAGTTCTACTAGAGAGTGATCTTTGGAAACGAGGACCAAGTTGGTTGAGGACTGAACCAGTTGAATATACAAGGCCTAACGCTATACGTACTAAAGAGGAGAGGAAAGTTGTCAAGGTCCATACGGTTAATTTAGAATCGGATTTTGATATTACCTGGGGATCGAGGTTCTCGTCTCTTCGTAAATTGATGAGAGTAATGGCATATTGCAAAAGGTTTTTACTGTCAATAAAACGGCGCaaagataatattaaagttacacCTTACCTATCAGTTGCTGAACTACGAGAAGCCTTAGATCATTGCATTAGGCAAAGTCAGCAGCAATGTTTCCATAATGAATATGTAGCTCTGAAAAACAATGCACAGTTAGATAAAAGGAGTCccttatataaatttaatgtttttattgataaaagtgAAATATTGCGTGTTGGAGGTAGGCTTCGTAATTCTTCTCTATCGGATGATACTAAGCATCCAGTTATTATATCACATGATTCATGTTTAGCGAGGTTAATCGTAGCTGACGCACATGAAATGACTTTTCACGGAGGACAGCAACTGATGCTTAATTTTATACGCACTAGGTATTGGATCACCAGAGTGAAAGGTATGGTACGAGCCCATATTCGTAGTTGTATTCCCTGTATACGATATGCAGCTACCACGAAACATCAGTTGATGGGGGAGCTGCCAGTGAGTAGAGTCACCCCTAGCAAACCATTTCTTAATTCCGGTGTTGATTACGCCGGACCCATTAATATGAGAGTGTCTAAAGGTCGCGGACAGCGATCATACAAAGGTTACATCTGTCTGTTTATTTGTATGGCTACACGCGCTGTGCATATTGAGGCCGTTTCGGACTTAACTTCAGAAGGTTTCTTGGCTGCATTTAAGCGGTTCGTCGCAAGACGTGGTCATTGTCGTAACATCTGGAGTGATAACGGCACTAATTTCGTAGGGGCTGCCAAAGAACTTCGGACACATTTTGCCCAGGAAGGCTCACTGTTTAAAGACATTGCGTCGGCTCTTGCAAGTTCTCACACTGAATGGCACTTTATTCCTCCCCACTCTCCTAACTTTGGAGGGCTCTGGGAAGCAGGGATCAAAAGTGTAAAGCACCATCTGAAGCGCGTTGTAGGCGACTCCACTCTCACATTTGAAGAGATGTGCACCGTGCTGTCTCAAATTGAGGCATGCCTAAATTCTAGACCGCTATCTCAAAGCAATAGCGATCCAGAAGATCCCACACCCTTGACTCCCGGTCATTTTTTGGTGGGTCAGCCGTTGATTGTACCACCCGATTGTAATTATGAGGACGCTACAATGAGTACCTTACGGCGCTGGCAATTAGTACAACGTATGGTGCAGAATTTCTGGCGTAGATGGCAACAAGAATACTTGACTCATTTCTTCCATAGATATAAATGGGCTTCGCGGATTCCTGATTTTAAAGTAGGGGATGTAGTTTTAGTAAAAGAAGACAACTTACCTCCAGCTAGATGGTTGTACGGTAAAGTTGTACAGCTGCACCCGGGTAAAGACAATCTGACGCGTGTTGTCACTATTCGGTGCAAAGGCACTGAGATTAAACGTCCAACTTCAAAGTTATGCTTGCTCCCTGTTACTGAGTAA